The Hordeum vulgare subsp. vulgare chromosome 7H, MorexV3_pseudomolecules_assembly, whole genome shotgun sequence DNA window TGAGAGAGGGGATACTATCCCACAACCATATCACCTCTCATGGTTGAGGCATTTAGATGAGAAGCTACGATGGATTTATGTAGTCGTTACATGTAGTCGCTCTTCGGATGTTGTAGTTCCTCATCCAGCACATCATCGACCACGTCCCTTTGTGCATCATTCAGAACCACGATGAATGGCTTCACCCCCGCGTCAAACTTACTTCCCACCACCTCCTTCACAACCAGCGAGCTTGTCTTGGCATCATCAAACGGGACTAGGTAACACTACTTTGTGCATTCTTTTCAACATTGTACGTTTGAAATGCAATTTTATATGCCCAACTCTACTGAAGTCAGCAACCAGTCACCACGGTTCATGCCCTCAGTGCAGTAACCGATGTTTAGTGGTGATGGATCACTTTTGGAGGgccatgacgatgacgatgaccaaGCTACACACACTTATGACTCCTCTTAGACATTGTTTCAGACTCCACTACCGCCACCCATGCAGGAGACATGGACCATGGAAGACGAGGCTATCTACGGTCGTGGTTATCGTGAGCATCGTCAATGCTTATCGCCTTCCGGTCCTCGTCCGAGGAAGCCACAACTTCGTCATCATCCCCGAGAGTGATATGATTATCTGTGTATGACACATATATATGTCCATCCATGTGTTGTTTCAGACTATTCTCATGCGTGAGTCATTGTTTATGTATGAGACATGCTTTTATGTATGTGTTACTATTGCACAATCTTAAACATAATGATTTTCATGTTTCATAAAAATTGTCACACGACACAACAGGAAATCAATATACAACATAATGCTCCTACACTAGAGTAACACAATACACTAGAATTGGACAATACTAACTGATTCTGCAGTGAAGTGTAAAAACAACGTgaagtcttcatcattattctcgcTAACAAGTGGCTTCCAGAGGTCTTCACGATTGCGTCCAAATGTTCTCTTAACTATTTTCCCTGGCATAAACTCATTAGCGGGATCGTAATCAGCATCGGCACCCTTCGATGATACTACACTCTTACTTGATCTACCACTCTTTGTGATGGCACGAGTCTTGTATTTGTTTTGAGCTTTCTTGCTTGTCATAAAGTTATCGTCGTTGCTCTTCACTTTCTTACAACTACTGCCAACCCTCTTAGATGAAACACGGGCCTTGCCTCTATTCTGAGCTCGTTTGCTTGGCATAAAAtcatcaccgtcgtcttcaataGCTTTCTTGGAGCTAGCACCACCCCTCGCCGATGCAACACTCTGTCTCCAAACTCTCGGCTCTGGTATGGGACCCCGGATAGACTTCATCCATCCAAAGTTGAAGATATCCTTGTTCAACAAGTCCGCGTCCTCAGGGTACCTCTTACaattaacaacaataacaacatagtTACAAATGAGCATATGGTGTACCTCGGTGCAAGCTAAAATGAAGCAGTATCAAATACCTTAACGTGGTCCTTGTACTGCTTCTGTGGATAGTTTATTATTGGATTGTCAACAAGTAAAGGCCTATAGGTAATGTGTGCACTCATATGTTTGAGTTCAACAATCCTATCCCACCTTGCACGCAATCGAAAAAATTATTCTCATCTGGGTTCCTATCTAGGCACTTCTCCGAGAGACCAGGCCAGAAGAAACACTTCCCCAACTCCGTCAGGTGCCTATCACTACTAACTAATTCTTCAAAACACACACATCCATTACTAGGCCTCTACTTTCTAGCGGCATTGACCAAGAGCAAATGAGACATCACTGGAGTAAAGTCGCGGGAATTATCGCTGGACATGGGTGGAAATATTGCTAAGCAAAGATGCAGAAGACAACAGGCAATGGGGCCGTTTTTATAGAATGATGGTAAGGGGTTGGCAGGAAAATTGGGCGGGAAAGAGAGTGAAGGGAAACAACGGCGGGAACATTGAGCAGGAAAGAAAATGGCTGGAACATTAGGAGGGGTCAGAGAAAGGAGGGAAAGGGTTGGCGGAAAAATAAGACGTGAACAATGTCGGGAAATGCTACGCGGGAGGAATGACGGGGAAAGAAACATCAAAAGATCACTCTTTGGTTTAGCTAGTGTGAAGCAAAGAGTGCATTTTGGCCAAGCCTAGGAAGAAGAGTGGTGACATGCATCTTCAGTCAACAAATCACGCGAAGTGGTGGACTCTTTGGCCTACAGTTGACCGAAGATTACTCTTCGAATGAGAGTAAATCGGAGAGGTGATTTCGGATTGTTTCTATTGATTTTTAGCACAAGAAGGACATAAAAGGTGACTTCGGCCGATGCCTGACCCAAGAATAGTTCTTGGGCCTATACAAGATGGACGGgtcatatttttgaaaaattcagatTAGGGCATACACCTCTcaaatctcccctaataataaagcacgcacTGTTTCTGGCGTCTGTCGCAgcatttttgcaaaaacaccTCTGTAGTTTCCTCTAATTAACCCGCGGTACGTTCTTAAGTGAGGCCGAACCATTTTTTTACATTTTACAAAAACCCATTACTTTCGTGCTAAATAACCCGCGGTCCAAATTATATTAAGAGCGAAtcgttttttaaattttttacgTACACTCCTCACATATGCGTTAATAACCTCAaagtccattcagaataaatatgtattttcaaataacaatatattttaaaccgtaaatccaatttaaacatgttatatatgaaacttgattagaaaaatgtttagagtttgaatatgttgttattttacatattaaatattttaaaaaatactaTTTAGGATACAATGCTAATTAATATTTGTCTTTATTTCGTACCGACTATTTGTATTGTAACATGTTAACTTAAGCATAAATATTTGGGAAATGTTATAATCTTTGGACATGATATACTTGCACTAGGTTCTTTCTTTGTACATATTTTATAATATAAGACCTTACGTACGTGCCTTTTTTTAACAGTATCCACGCGCGTTTTTACCAATGGACTACACTTTTTTTACTGTttatttttcttccgttgcaacgcacgggcatttgtgctagtttgttataaaaaataaatatagaAAAACACCCACACGTGACACGTCCACGCGGCTCCTCTCCCTCTCATAACCCTAAGCAAGGCTCATCGCCGCCACTTACGCCCGGCTCCACTCCTCCGCCGGCAGTTCCGGCCATCCAAGCCCCTTACCCGCCGGATCCCGTCCCGTCGACGCCCGAGGCCCCGCCGCCAGCGGCCAGCCAGGAGCAGTGACCTCATCGCGAGGAGATCGAATCCCATCCCGACGCCATTGACGGCCGAGCCACCAGCAGCATCCCGACGCGACGCCCAAACCGCAAGGTGCCGATCGAGAGGGCCAAATGGCACAGATTCCAAACCTCGACAACGCGCCGCTCAATCTCGCCGCCCTCAGGGAGCAGTCGCAGAAGGAACTCGTCAGCATAATCAAGAGCATCAGGGGGAACAAGTGTCTGGTCATCGACCCGAAACTTGCGGGCGCCCTCTCGCTGATCCTACACACCTCGGTGCTAAAGGAACACGTCACGGAGCTGCGGATCCTCTCCGCCAACCCTCTGCGGACGGAATGCCCCAAGGTGGTGTACCTTGTTCGGCCCCAGCTGAGCTTGATGAAACTCGTCGCAGATCAAATCAGGAACGACGAATCCGAGGGGCTCCAGAGGGAATACCACCTATATTTCGTACCACGTCGTGTAGTTGCCTGTGAGATGATTCTGGAGGAAGAGGGAGTTCATCAAAAGTTGGCGACAATCGGAGAGTATCCCTTGTATCTGGTTCCTTTGGATGAGGATGTCCTTTCCTTTTGAGCTTGGTGATGATGACCACTCCTTGCAGGAATGTCACCTTACTGAAGGGGATACGGGGACTTCTGTCTGGCACGTTGCAGAGGCTATCCATAGGTTAGAGCTTGCCTTTGGGGCCATCCCCAATGTAAGAGCTAAGGGTGTGGCATCAACCAGAGCTGCCCAGCTGCTCAACCATATGCATCTCCAAGACCCTGTCGACATGGATGATATGGGGGTTCCGGAGATAGAGACCGTTATTCTGCTGGACCGAGAGGTGGATATGGTGACACCAATGTGCTCTCAGCTGACGTACGAAGGCCTATTAGACGAGATGTTGGAAATTCATAACGGATCCGTGGAAGTTGACGCCTGCGTTATGGACTCCCAACAAGATGGAAAAAAGGTCAAGGTTCCACTCAATTCGAGCGATAAGTTGTACAGGGAGATTCGAGACCTCAACTTCCATGTTGTGCTTAAGGTCGTCCACCAAAAGGCAATGGCTATTCAGCAAGATTACGCGCAAGTGAAATCCACAAACACACATTCGGTCTCTGAGATCAAGGATTTCGTGAAGAGGTTATACTCGCTACCTGAGATAACCAGGCATGTTAATTTGACGCATCATTTGCAATCGGTTGTGAGAAAACTCTCATTCCATGCCCGAGTGGAGATTGAACAAAAGATACTGGAGGCGCAGGACTATGAAACGTGTTACAAGTACATTGAGGAGATCATACAGAAGCAAGAGCCTATTGAAACCGTGCTTCGCCTTCTAgtgttattttcccttacaaatgCCGGATTGCCGAGGAAGAGTTTCGACTACCTGAGACAGGAGATACTGCACAGCTATGGCTTCGAGCACATGCCCTTGTTGTACAATCTGGAGAAAGCTGGCCTTGTTAAAAGGCGGGAATCGAGGAGTAATTGGGCTGTTATCAGGAGAGCTCTCAAGCTTATAGTTGATATAAAGGATCCTAATGATCCCCCTGATGATATATTATACGTCTTTGCTGGATACGCGCCTCTTAGTGTTCGCCTTGTTGAGCACGCAGTGAGGTCTGGATGGCGATCTATTGAAGAAGTGTTGAAATTATTGCCAGGTCCTCATCTTGATTTGAAAAGAGGTGTTTCGGCCATTAGTGGTTCAGCAGAATTGCTACCACACAGGGCACAGCAGAATGCCGACGGGGTTGGTCGTCGTTCCGTTGTTCTGGTTGTGTTTGTTGGTGGCGTAACATTTGCTGAGATTGCCACGCTTCGATTTCTTGGTGCACAGGAAGGAATGGGCTGTGACTTCGTGGTTGCAACAACAAAAGTCATCACTGGCAACACATTACTGAGACCAATCATAGCCAGCAGCAAAGAGAGAGTGATTTAGTTGTATAACCTCTTTTTGATTGTACAAAACAGCGCAAACCCGTTCCCGGAGGGAATTTTCCTTGTTCAGTTCTGGGCTACCTTTTATTCTACCACCGAGATGCTATTGCTCGTGCTCTTGCGTTCATCACATGAGTCTTGTTTTCTCTCGTCAGATGACACGTGTACATCGATATCTCCTGTACATACacgaatgcttcacaatgatcaaTTTGCAGGATCTGCAATTATTAATAGGCATGAAAAAACTGTGTTGTAATGCAATTTACACACTTATGTACAGTTACAGTTCCAACGTTCAGCACAATAGTGATAGAAGTTACACGGAACCATTTACAAGCCGGCATCAGATTCTTTTGCTAACTCTAAGAAACATGCTAAAGCAACTAGCAAACGAAAGAGGAAGTCCTTGAACTGCCTCAAACATCTCATGGCTCTTCAGGGGTTTGAAATTCTTTTGTCTCTGTAAGCATCTTTCATTTGTTTCCATCCATAAGCTTGCCCTGATCTGTACTGTCAAGTGTGTGCTAGAGAAAGAACCACATCTCTCAAGTTCTTTGCAATATTCACTTTGATGTTATGGGGGGAATACATGGTTCTACACAGTAATCAGTTTGTCTTCTGCATCAGAACCGTCGTCTTCACAAATCACTATGCCCAGCCCAGTATCCTTTTGTTCTTCGTTTGAAAGTAAAACATTTATGAACTGAGATATATGGAAAATGGAAAACAAAACAAATTAATGTTCTTCCATATTACCAAAGTCCCATCATACACGCTCAGCTGACAATGCTTCCGAAGAATCTGGACCAAGAAGCCTTTCTGCTTCATCATTAGCCTCAGCTTGTATACGCCATTGCTGAAATGGTTATAGAGGCAAATGTTAGTTCCTCGTAAATGATGTTATGCTCAATAGAAATTTCAGGCAGATGGTTTTCCACCTCTTCAAGACTATCAATCTCCATTAATTGTTCAATTTGTTCTGATATTCTTTCCTGAAATCGTAACACTCATTATTAGCTATCTGCCAGGAATTAATCAGAAAACAAAAACAATGGTAGATTATGCGTATATATGTGTGCATTGATAGGAACTTACTGCACCAGTTGCTGCTTCAGCAACGATAACGTCAGAGTCCATTTCAACTTCAATTTCAATCATAGAACATAACTGCAATACCATATTCAGCGGGGGTTTTCAGCTAGATTACATGTGAAACGTAAACAGATTTATATTTACAGTCTCTTGTATTACTTTTGCATAACTTTCCATCAGCTCAATCTTTGCCAACAGCGTGGTTTCCAAGCTTTTCCGTACCCTCTTCACTCTACCACGTCGAGCACTGCAAATTAGTTTGTACAATGCTCAATTCTCTTCATAAAACACTGCAGTAGAACATGAAACTATTGTAATAAAAAAAGTTCTTTTTTAAGTAAGTAAATTAAACCAGTATGATAGAAGAACATGTAACTTCTGTAAAAATTACCGATATGATGGTTCGCCTACTGCTAGTATCTTGTTCTCCAACTGACAcattcttgcaagcatccacacctTCGATGGAATAATTCTGTATACTATGCTTTTCAAAACTTTACGTTTAGCAGAAGATTTACTGGTTACAGAGATTAAACAGACAAACCTCTTTTTCAACAAGCCGTTTCAGATCCTTAAGACGACTTTGAAGCATGTcatattgagataagagtttctgCTGTACAGCAACTATGTCTACTGCCTTTTGCGGAAGCTGGACAAGCACAAGAGTTAAATCATGCAGAATATATAATACACACCACAGTTTCTATTTTGGGACTAGTAACTACGTTTACCTCCAAAAAACATTACGCAACACCAAAAATAATTTGAAGTTGATAATATGGTTGAGAACATAATTAGAATTAGCATTGCCATCATAAATGCTAACGAAATGGGTAGTATTGGCAAGATGAGGTGGAGCTAATCCATCAATAAAGCAAGATGAAGCGGACTAATATTAACAGTAAAAAAAAATCATTGATACATGACTAGATCTTTATGTACACTTTGTTTCATTTCTTTAATGAAAGAAACACCCCAGATGTTTTTGCTACACGGAAGTCAAACATACCTTTCGTGTCTCTGGCAGGATCACTTGATCTAGTGTTGTTCCTACAGCAGCCGATGCAATGACAGTTGCTGTAATTAATCGAGGGAGACTTGGATCAATGAATGCAGAAACAGCATCTCCAGAAGCAAGCAAAGCAACAGCACCGACAACTAGATAAGGACTAAGAAACAATGGTCCTGCATTCTTTGATGGCACTCTTAGCAACTTTGAGATCTCTCCACTGACATGGTTAGTGAGGCACATGGGTTCTCCTGGACTAAACCCTTTTGAGCGTGCCGCAATCTTAAGGGGGCCCATCTGACGATAAGCATTGGCTGGGGCAGCCAAGGAAATGGTCACTCTTTCTCCTCCTTGAGCAGGCAGTTCCACAGTCTTGGTAGCAAATCTATGTGTGCGGGCTGTTCCTGAGGGTGTGCGGATCTGCAACACAAATGACAAATAAACATATCAATAGTCAGAAACTGGAACCAAATCGATATCAGCTGTTAACAGTATTGTGTATAGATTGTAAATAAGATGATATCATCCATGAAAGAATGAGCTGAAGCCCGAGCATGCTGCATTGCTGCCCACAAAATTCCGTACGCCGATCAATATTCAGTGAGAAATGGCAGTTAAATCTTGACTGTCGAATTTAGAAGCACTTAAGAATTGGGCAACATTGGGTATGTGGCATAATGGACTGTTTACTCGAGAGTTGATAGTTGTCAATTCTTTACGACCAAATTTGGTCATCCtgacttgactgacaagtgtttgGTTATTTTCTCATAACTATGACAAGGTATGTTCATGTTGTTGATGTGAAGCTTAAAACAAATCCTGGTACCAGTTTGTCATTGGTGGTAGCAACATGTTGATAATTTTGTACTGTCTCATCATCTTTACATTTCAAACATTCTATCCAAAACATTCTTGCCTCAATCTTAACAGAAAATGTCATGAAATATACTTCCATTCAGTTCACCATATACTATTACATACTACCTCCTTTCCAGATTATAAGGCTTGCACGTATCCCTAGATTTATAATTTGACCAAGATAAAATGAGTTGTATAgtctaaaaattataccattagaAAGTAGACGGTTTGAAGTTTTTAATGACATATTTTTTATGATATATAACTTGTATTACGATGGCCTATTTGTCAACCTAGGGATACGCGCAAGccttataaaccggaaaggaggtagTAATATGCAAGGCCCTAAGACATTTTCACGTGTCAAGAAGAACAAAGTAAAACTCCACCTAAAGTAAATAGCATCAACATATAAACAGACTAATTTCTAATATGCATTTTTGAAAAGGGAAGCTACCACGATAGAGTGAACGGCAGCTGGAAGATCATCTTTCATCACATTTATAAATTGCAAAGCCTTCTCAAAAGCTGAAATATCCATGCTGTGTTCGGCAGGAGAAGATCCTTAGAGAAATAATATTAGAAGCGACATCAAGTATAGTAACAGCTGGAAAACTGAAATGAAGCACTAAAATCTGTATTGTGAGATACAGTAAAACAACAGAAACTAACCAAATTACATAATGCAAAGAAGTACGCAGAGGATGAATAATCATTGGAAGGCCCATAAATCACCCCTGTCATAGAGTTGCAACGAAGAACAATGTGTGGCTATCAAACATTTAAGTTTGATGTCTAAACATTTCGGCATCCTGGAAAGCAACATTTGTGGAAACAATATTGAACCACCCGCAAACCATTACTAAGTAACATTGAGTTGCCCATCATACCACCCCCAAAAGGACATGAAAAAAGTATCAGTCAGACCATAAACAGATCACTGATTAAGCTCAACATTTTAAATGACTCATTATGATTCAATCCTAatcaagatatcaagtatctctaaAGTTCTAGCAcctagaccccccccccccccaagcaaaAAAGACGCATGTTTACAAGAACGTTGCTGCCAAAGGTTCTTATTAATTGCTTTTGAAAAACAGTGATCACAATCCATAACTAAAAGCCTAAAAGGACACTAATTTATAATAAACAACACTATGACGGTGGTACAGAAATATCTAAGAGACGGCTTGATGAATAAAATGTTTCAGTCACTAACCTCACTTCTTCTGACTCGATGCTTGTAACGTCTCCAGAAAATAGTTCATATTGGTACCGGCACTTAGAACAAGAAACCACCTGAAGGGCATCCAACTAATAAAAACCATAACTAAATTTGCAATTCAAAGCATCTAACTAAAAATATTCCAGGTTTTGTGTTCATGTTGTTGATttgccatgagtttgaggggtggAAGCCATTAGACATGTATATGGTTGTTCATTGTTCCCCATTGTGAAGGGGTTACAAGCACTATTAATGACGGCAAGAATCAGACATAGTCCAAGTAGCCCTCCAAGCATGGTAACCTATCCATGGTCGCAGTCTAGCCTGACAACTAGATCCTTGAACTTGAAAAGAGATAAATAGCCTGCCGCCAGACACGGCTGCCACacaaacatatactccctccgtttctaaataagagatttcactacggactacatacggagtaaaatgtgTGAATCTAGAGttctagactctaaagtatgtttacatacatccgtatgtagtccctaatggaatctctaagaagacttatatttaggaacagagggggtAGAAAGAAAGGGGGGGAAATAACTGATTTCCACACAAACTAGTACAACAGCCATGAGAGCACTTGGGAGAGCCTGCTAGCGGAAAAGGGGCGATGACAATATTATAGCAACCTTCAAAATGGAACAAACAGGAAAGAGGGCAAGGTAGATGGTGGCGTGTTGAAAGATGGGCCGTGGAGAAGTTTGGGGGCAGTCGGCAACGTGCAAGAGGGATGTGTATGCCCCACCATGGAGATCGGCAATGGTAAGAGGCGCATGCGTGGCTgggggagggggggggagggggtgtcATTGTGAAAAGTGGCAACAGGGTTATGAACCGGTTTCGGTAGACAGGAGAGTAGAATAATTGGTTTCTATTTCAGAGGTGAAGTGGAGAATATATAAACTTGAGAATTGAGAGGGTTAACTGTTAGAATACATTTCCTATATAAAATGATAAAATTGCCCTGCTAAAGTGCTTATAAGTTATAGCAACGTGTGACCATAAAGAGcaaaatctctccctaataataaagcatcgATGGCTTCTGTCGTCCGTTATCGCACTTTTACACAAAAGCCCCTTTGATTTTGgatattcaacccgcagtccttgtAGTAAGTTAACCTGAACCGGTACGTGGGACAGAAAAAAAACATCCTTTCCACCCTCCAGATCTTCACACGAGCCTGCCTCCCGATCCCATCGACCTCCAGCTCGCCGTCACCTCCTTCCACCCTCCACCACGCCTCACTACGCGCCGCCGGTCACCGCTGCGCCTCACTACGCGCCGCCGGTCACCGCTGCGCCTCACTACGCGCCaccggccgccgccgcgccctgtCGCGCACCACTACGGCAACGATGGAGGGTGAGAAGGCGGCCGCCGTGCTGCTCATAACGGGAGGATGGAGGTCGCCTCGCCGGGGCCATGAACGGGTGAGGGGCGGCGTCCTTTTCAGTAACAGCGATGGCTACACGCGCCGCGGACGACGAGAAGGCGGCCAATCCCATGGAGCATCACAAAAAAGGATCCATCCTCTCTCTCCGTACCATCGCCGGATTCGCCGCCGCTGTTGAATGGATCCAGGTGATGCCGACCGGATGCACCTGCTGGTTGCTCGATCCGTATTTCCCTTGGATCAACTCTTACTCCTGTGGGATCAATTTCATTCCAGCTTGCTCTGCCACGGATGGGTCTTCAGTCCCTTGCATACGTTCCATTCGTATTGTGCTCCCGCCGCCGTCTTTGTGTGTGGTGTGACGTGCTATATTGGTGGAGGAAGCGGGCGGTTGCAGTCAGAGGAAGTGGCTTGCTACTTGCAGACGAAGATTAAGGTTGCATAGCACGATTAGAATAGCTCACTTTTATTTTGGTCTAGATCAGTAAACTGTCAATTGATATTTGTTTCTTGGTGCAGGAGCTTCAAGGCAACATGGCTAGAATGCTTCCTGCCAACACATTTTATGATTTTCTTCCCAAATCTGAAATTATTTATGTATAAAATGTTGACAATTTGATTGCAGCAGGGACTGACAAATAAATTGCAGTGCCCATCGTTGCATATATATTCAGGCCAACATTAAAACTCAGTATGAAGAGCAGGCAGGGAGCTTCATGTATCATTGGATGAATTTTTTACTATTGTGAATTGTTTCTGTTTCTTGGAGACATTAGTTGTACCTTCTTATTAGTGCCCAGCATGGCGAAAGAGCTATATTGTTGTGCCTTTCTTTGATCCAGATTCTTCTATTCCACATGCTCACAAGAAACTTGAGAGTATTTCACAAATTTGTGCCTTGCCAAAATAAGGGTGGTTGCAAAGTCTATTGTAACCTGAGGAATTGGCAAACATTCAGTTGTTTCAGTTGTAGCAGTCTGTCGTGTATGTATGTTTATACATGACAAGTGTTTGGGCATGAGTCAATTGCATTGGTTGTAGCAGCAGTTAGCGCGCGATGTGGCTATTGTCGTCGTACTGTATTTGCTGGTGCTATTTACAAAACAACTACAGAGAGGACATTGTTGCCATTTTAAAGGTAAATGATGCACCTAACATTGTAATATGAATTGTAGACCTGTTTCCAGAAAAATAGCAATTGTACATACATACGGTCATGTGTAGTTGTTAATTAATTTTTTCAGGGAGTACAAATGCGGGTTTTTCTATGTCCATTACTGATTACATCACACCGTAACTCCATTCCTTAAATCCATGGTGTGTTCTCTGGTCCATTGAATACATGACTTGGAATCAGATAAATTTTACTCATACGATGTGATTTatgccaaatttcctttgcagatAATTTAGGAACTGCATTGCCTGTGCATGTTAAGTTCTTCTGTCAATTTATCTAACTTCGACAGAAAGACAGACGTGAGGCACGACTGCCATGGACCACTGCCATAACTCATGTACTACTTGGTACACTTCCTTCAGTAAGCTCACTCTTTGAGATTTTAGCCAGTAGAGAAATAGATTGAGATCCTCTGGTCTTGCGTGGAGATGCTATAATATGCATGGCTATTCAATTTTCAGTCTGTGTAGATTAGTTTGATTATGAGCCATCAGGTACCTTCTAGGCTTTTATTATATATATCCAGGTATGCATTCATCCACTGTGCATGTTTAATTAACAGAATAAATGTATGGTGTACTATACACTTCAAAGTATGTATAAATAATTTTACCTTATGAAACAAACCGTTCATCGGCTAGCTGAATCAGATGATGATCTATGACAATCGACCTAGCACAAAAAAAGTAATTTCACTATTTTTTCAATTGCATTCCATTGAACTTTGGTGTAAGTTTTTTTTCTTAGGGTATTTTACATTTTAAATGACATTCCTCATTTGATTAATTCTTTATAATCACAAATAATTCTGAAGATCAACTCTACACAATTGAACCGGTACTTAATTTGGAAACAATGAGTTGACATGGAACATTA harbors:
- the LOC123407472 gene encoding uncharacterized protein LOC123407472 isoform X1; translation: MALAFLPPAPAVHHPPRPLNSPPLACATNTGFSFLFPPASRWPSLQRASSAAAGDGAASSEAPGDSSLDADLLRRVSGAEDADRALDIVAESLGGGAGSGSKASLDASDCNAIVAAALDRGNVDLALSVFDAMRSGLARVGRWSWARPDARTYALLVQRLAAALRVSDAIRIVDYVSRAGVSSAEEVPFGITVRCPTCMVAIAVAQPQHGTQVVSCSKCRYQYELFSGDVTSIESEEVSMDISAFEKALQFINVMKDDLPAAVHSIVIRTPSGTARTHRFATKTVELPAQGGERVTISLAAPANAYRQMGPLKIAARSKGFSPGEPMCLTNHVSGEISKLLRVPSKNAGPLFLSPYLVVGAVALLASGDAVSAFIDPSLPRLITATVIASAAVGTTLDQVILPETRKLPQKAVDIVAVQQKLLSQYDMLQSRLKDLKRLVEKEVWMLARMCQLENKILAVGEPSYRARRGRVKRVRKSLETTLLAKIELMESYAKLCSMIEIEVEMDSDVIVAEAATGAERISEQIEQLMEIDSLEEQWRIQAEANDEAERLLGPDSSEALSAERV
- the LOC123407472 gene encoding uncharacterized protein LOC123407472 isoform X2 yields the protein MALAFLPPAPAVHHPPRPLNSPPLACATNTGFSFLFPPASRWPSLQRASSAAAGDGAASSEAPGDSSLDADLLRRVSGAEDADRALDIVAESLGGGAGSGSKASLDASDCNAIVAAALDRGNVDLALSVFDAMRSGLARVGRWSWARPDARTYALLVQRLAAALRVSDAIRIVDYVSRAGVSSAEEVPFGITVRCPTCMVAIAVAQPQHGTQVVSCSKCRYQYELFSGDVTSIESEEVSMDISAFEKALQFINVMKDDLPAAVHSIVIRTPSGTARTHRFATKTVELPAQGGERVTISLAAPANAYRQMGPLKIAARSKGFSPGEPMCLTNHVSGEISKLLRVPSKNAGPLFLSPYLVVGAVALLASGDAVSAFIDPSLPRLITATVIASAAVGTTLDQVILPETRKLPQKAVDIVAVQQKLLSQYDMLQSRLKDLKRLVEKENYSIEGVDACKNVSVGEQDTSSRRTIISCFMKRIEHCTN
- the LOC123407472 gene encoding uncharacterized protein LOC123407472 isoform X3; this encodes MALAFLPPAPAVHHPPRPLNSPPLACATNTGFSFLFPPASRWPSLQRASSAAAGDGAASSEAPGDSSLDADLLRRVSGAEDADRALDIVAESLGGGAGSGSKASLDASDCNAIVAAALDRGNVDLALSVFDAMRSGLARVGRWSWARPDARTYALLVQRLAAALRVSDAIRIVDYVSRAGVSSAEEVPFGITVRCPTCMVAIAVAQPQHGTQVVSCSKCRYQYELFSGDVTSIESEEVSMDISAFEKALQFINVMKDDLPAAVHSIVIRTPSGTARTHRFATKTVELPAQGGERVTISLAAPANAYRQMGPLKIAARSKGFSPGEPMCLTNHVSGEISKLLRVPSKNAGPLFLSPYLVVGAVALLASGDAVSAFIDPSLPRLITATVIASAAVGTTLDQVILPETRKLPQKAVDIVAVQQKLLSQYDMLQSRLKDLKRLVEKEVWMLARMCQLENKILAVGEPSYRVL